Proteins encoded in a region of the Syngnathus typhle isolate RoL2023-S1 ecotype Sweden linkage group LG20, RoL_Styp_1.0, whole genome shotgun sequence genome:
- the zgc:91910 gene encoding zinc finger protein 706-like: MARGQQKIQSQQKNAKKSAEKKKGQAADQKTAAKVALVHTCPVCRTQMPDPKTFKQHFESKHPKSPMPPELADVLA; the protein is encoded by the exons ATGGCTCGTGGACAGCAGAAGATTCAGTCCCAGCAAAAGAACGCCAAGAAGTCCGCCGAGAAAAAGAAAGGGCAGGCGGCCGACCAGAAAACGGCAGCCAAGGTGGCGCTGGTCCACACGTGCCCTGTCTGCAGG ACCCAAATGCCTGATCCAAAGACCTTCAAGCAACACTTTGAGAGCAAACACCCCAAGTCACCGATGCCTCCCGAGCTTGCTGACGTTCTGGCTTGA
- the LOC133144915 gene encoding serine/arginine-rich splicing factor 10-like isoform X1 yields the protein MFWLHIDQTRHISCFRFANLSLLKTMARYMRPPNSSLFVRNISDESRPEDLRREFGRYGPIVDVYIPLDFYTRQPRGFAYIQFEDVRDAEDALHSLDRKWVCGRQIEIQFAQGDRKTPNQMKTKERHSPSRSSRYDDYDRDGRRRRSRSRSYDRRRSRSPSYERRRRRSESPRESRGRQHGRGGSRGREEDRHRQKPRKESRGRSPSRSASPSEPAAKPAAASHYAEEDARQERSPSRSPSRSQSRSVSRSRSRSRSWTGRKSGGR from the exons ATGTTTTGGCTCCACATTGACCAAACAAGGCACATTTCTTGTTTCCGTTTTGCTAATCTTAGTCTCTTAAAAACAATGGCTCGCTATATGCGCCCACCTAACTCGTCTTTATTCGTTAGAAACATCTCCGATGAGTCCAG GCCTGAGGATTTGCGGCGTGAGTTTGGCCGCTATGGGCCGATAGTAGATGTCTACATCCCACTTGACTTCTATACGCGTCAACCAAGAGGATTTGCATACATTCA GTTTGAGGACGTGCGTGATGCTGAGGACGCTCTCCATAGCCTGGACAGGAAGTGGGTATGCGGCCGCCAGATCGAGATCCAGTTTGCGCAGGGTGACCGAAAGA CACCCAATCAGATGAAGACCAAGGAGCGGCACTCCCCGTCTCGCTCGTCCCGCTACGACGACTACGACCGCGACGGCCGGCGCAGACGCTCACGCAGCCGCAGCTACGACCGGCGCCGCTCGCGCAGCCCTTCCTACGAGCGCCGACGTAGGCGCTCGGAGAGCCCCCGAGA ATCTCGCGGGCGCCAGCACGGACGAGGAGGTAGCCGAGGTCGTGAAGAGGACAG GCACCGCCAGAAGCCCCGAAAAGAGTCGAGAGGACGGTCTCCTTCCAGATCAGCATCGCCGTCCGAGCCCGCCGCCAAACCGGCGGCCGCCTCCCACTACGCCGAGGAAGACGCGCGGCAGGAACGCTCCCCGTCGCGTTCGCCATCCCGCTCGCAGTCCCGTTCGGTGTCCAGGTCTCGTTCACGCTCGCGTTCCTGGACGGGCCGCAAGTCGGGAGGACGCTAA
- the LOC133144915 gene encoding serine/arginine-rich splicing factor 10-like isoform X2 — protein sequence MFEDVRDAEDALHSLDRKWVCGRQIEIQFAQGDRKTPNQMKTKERHSPSRSSRYDDYDRDGRRRRSRSRSYDRRRSRSPSYERRRRRSESPRESRGRQHGRGGSRGREEDRHRQKPRKESRGRSPSRSASPSEPAAKPAAASHYAEEDARQERSPSRSPSRSQSRSVSRSRSRSRSWTGRKSGGR from the exons ATGTTTGAGGACGTGCGTGATGCTGAGGACGCTCTCCATAGCCTGGACAGGAAGTGGGTATGCGGCCGCCAGATCGAGATCCAGTTTGCGCAGGGTGACCGAAAGA CACCCAATCAGATGAAGACCAAGGAGCGGCACTCCCCGTCTCGCTCGTCCCGCTACGACGACTACGACCGCGACGGCCGGCGCAGACGCTCACGCAGCCGCAGCTACGACCGGCGCCGCTCGCGCAGCCCTTCCTACGAGCGCCGACGTAGGCGCTCGGAGAGCCCCCGAGA ATCTCGCGGGCGCCAGCACGGACGAGGAGGTAGCCGAGGTCGTGAAGAGGACAG GCACCGCCAGAAGCCCCGAAAAGAGTCGAGAGGACGGTCTCCTTCCAGATCAGCATCGCCGTCCGAGCCCGCCGCCAAACCGGCGGCCGCCTCCCACTACGCCGAGGAAGACGCGCGGCAGGAACGCTCCCCGTCGCGTTCGCCATCCCGCTCGCAGTCCCGTTCGGTGTCCAGGTCTCGTTCACGCTCGCGTTCCTGGACGGGCCGCAAGTCGGGAGGACGCTAA
- the bmp8a gene encoding bone morphogenetic protein 8A, with protein sequence MVTSPHQRGTPHRGVLQLLPRNLVLFLVLLLPLAQQAQTALHSSFRRLSGREKKEMQKEILSILGLPGRPRPHPPLRPPSSAPLFMLDLYHAMAVEGEDDPASDNDVIRPGAVRPRGAGGERRAAVHRPLPTLSTHTPLLGTVVSEADTVMSFVNLVEQERDLLQPRPYWKEFRFDLTPLPQGETVTAAEFRIYKALTLGQRANRTLHISVYEIQKDNKHREPELVLLDMQSVPAGQEGWLAFDVTSASNHWLLHPRSNLGIRLYVETEEDRSLSAAWIGLVGRRGPRSKQPFMVTFFRESQVPCRPPRAVKTHPRRKKPKYDLPVPSIHNRSPVNNGGQPCKKHELYVSFSDLGWKDWVLAPTGYSAYYCDGECFYPLGACMNATNHALIQQVVHLLKPDEVPKACCAPTKLSAISVLFYDDNNNVILKKHRNMVVKTCGCL encoded by the exons ATGGTGACCTCACCACACCAAAGAGGCACCCCGCACAGGGGTGTCCTCCAGCTCCTGCCCAGGAACCTGGTCCTGTTTCTGGTCCTGCTCCTGCCGCTGGCCCAGCAGGCCCAAACGGCGCTGCACTCCAGCTTCCGGCGTCTAAGCGGCCGCGAGAAGAAAGAGATGCAGAAAGAGATCTTGTCCATCCTGGGCCTGCCGGGCCGGCCCAGGCCTCATCCGCCGCTCAGGCCGCCATCGTCGGCGCCGCTCTTTATGCTGGACCTCTACCACGCCATGGCGGTGGAAGGCGAGGACGACCCGGCTTCGGACAACGACGTCATCAGGCCCGGCGCCGTCCGGCCCAGGGGGGCCGGCGGGGAGCGGAGGGCGGCCGTCCATCGCCCGCTCCCCACCCTCAGCACGCACACGCCGCTGCTCGGCACCGTCGTCAGCGAGGCCGACACCGTTATGAGCTTCGTCAATTTGG TGGAGCAGGAGAGGGACCTGCTGCAGCCTCGTCCCTACTGGAAGGAGTTCCGCTTCGACCTGACGCCTCTGCCCCAGGGTGAGACGGTGACGGCGGCGGAGTTTCGTATCTACAAGGCGTTGACGCTGGGCCAGCGCGCCAACAGGACCCTGCACATCTCTGTGTACGAGATCCAGAAGGACAATAAACACAG ggagcccgagctggtgctGTTGGATATGCAGTCGGTACCGGCGGGTCAAGAAGGGTGGCTGGCCTTCGATGTCACCTCGGCGTCCAACCACTGGCTCCTCCATCCCCGCAGCAACCTGGGCATTCGGCTCTACGTGGAGACCGAGGAGG ATCGCTCGCTGTCGGCCGCCTGGATTGGGCTGGTGGGCCGCAGGGGTCCTCGCTCCAAGCAGCCCTTCATGGTGACCTTCTTTCGGGAGAGCCAGGTTCCGTGCCGGCCCCCCCGCGCCGTAAAGACGCACCCCCGCAGGAAGAAGCCCAAATACGACCTCCCCGTGCCCAGCATCCACA ATCGAAGTCCTGTCAACAACGGCGGTCAGCCGTGTAAAAAACACGAACTCTACGTCAGCTTCAGCGACCTCGGATGGAAG GACTGGGTTCTGGCCCCCACAGGCTACTCGGCGTACTACTGCGATGGCGAGTGTTTCTACCCCCTTGGCGCTTGCATGAACGCCACCAACCATGCCCTCATCCAGCAAGTA GTTCATCTGCTGAAACCTGACGAGGTGCCCAAGGCGTGCTGCGCGCCCACCAAGCTAAGCGCCATCTCCGTGCTCTTTtacgacgacaacaacaacgtgATCCTCAAGAAGCATCGGAACATGGTGGTCAAAACCTGTGGTTGTCTATGA
- the LOC133144878 gene encoding Na(+)/H(+) exchanger beta-like — MRRPNMAQHHAGNRALLPGLTRLLLLVILLLMLVVCAKPSPSEPDNDTREHAEEEHHQLGNSTVHRKAFPVLSFNYEHVRKPLEISLWILLALLMKLGFHIIPRVSHVVPESCLLIFVGLLVGGVIKAIRQTAPVLDTKLFFLYLLPPIILDAGYFLPIRPFTENLGTILVFAVVGTLWNAFFVGGAMYGVCQLEGGQLAGVDLLSCLLFGSIVSAVDPVAVLAVFEEIQINELLYILVFGESLLNDAVTVVLYHLFEEFSHAGAVTVVDALLGVVCFLVVSFGGILVGAIYGLLGAFTSRFTSHTRVIEPLFVFLYSYMAYLSAEVFHLSGIMSLIACGVVMRPYVEANISHKSYTTVKYFLKMWSSVSETLIFIFLGVSTVAGPHAWNWTFVIVTVVLCLVSRVLGVVGLTFIINKFRVIKLTKKDQFIVAYGGLRGAIAFSLCFLLTDNKMKHMFLTAIITVIFFTVFVQGMTIRPLVELLEVKKKQESDGSINEEIHTQFLDHVLVGIEDICGHFGHHRWKDKLSRFNKAYVKKWLIAGDRSNEHQLLSFYNKMEMKQAMMMVESGGSSVFKPPPMVPNIKAEAPPGRKRNIFKSREKEIRKMLQSNMQKNRQRLRSYSRHDLMIDPFEEDMSEIRFRKQQVEMERRMSHYLTVPAKRTEPPPTSVRRVAFLPEHQVYTYDDGESTPVEVRRDPSASGAVTLLNESGREIQEEEEDFNAMRRLSDPGPK; from the exons ATGCGGCGCCCCAACATGGCCCAGCACCACGCCGGCAACAGGGCTCTTCTACCCGGCTTGACGCGCCTCCTGCTCCTCGTCATCCTCCTGCTGATGCTTGTGGTCTGCGCAAAACCGAGTCCGAGTGAGCCAGACAACGACACCCGTGAACATGCGGAGGAAGAACATCACCAGCTGGGCAACAGCACGGTGCACCGGAAGGCTTTTCCGGTCCTGTCCTTCAACTACGAGCACGTCCGTAAACCCCTCGAGATCTCGTTGTGGATCCTCCTTGCGCTGCTCATGAAACTCG GCTTCCACATCATCCCCCGCGTGTCCCACGTGGTCCCCGAAAGCTGCCTGCTGATCTTTGTGGGTCTGCTGGTGGGTGGTGTCATCAAAGCCATCCGGCAGACGGCGCCCGTGCTGGACACCAAGCTCTTCTTCCTCTACCTGCTGCCGCCCATCATCCTGGACGCTGGCTACTTTCTACCCATTCGGCCCTTCACTGAGAACCTGGGCACCATCCTGGTCTTCGCCGTGGTGGGCACCCTGTGGAATGCCTTCTTTGTGGGCGGCGCCATGTACGGCGTGTGCCAGCTGGAGGGGGGGCAGCTGGCCGGCGTGGACTTGCTGTCCTGCCTGCTTTTCGGGTCCATCGTGTCAGCTGTTGACCCCGTGGCCGTGCTGGCCGTTTTTGAGGAGATCCAAATCAATGAGCTGCTGTACATCCTGGTCTTTGGCGAGTCGCTGCTCAACGACGCCGTCACCGTG GTGCTGTATCACCTGTTTGAGGAGTTCTCCCACGCCGGTGCGGTGACGGTGGTCGACGCCTTGCTTGGCGTGGTGTGCTTCTTGGTGGTGTCATTCGGTGGTATCCTGGTGGGCGCCATCTACGGGCTGCTGGGCGCGTTCACATCCCGCTTCACATCGCACACGCGTGTCATCGAGCCGCTCTTCGTCTTCCTCTACAGTTACATGGCCTACCTGTCGGCGGAGGTCTTCCACCTGTCAGGCATCATGTC GCTGATAGCGTGCGGCGTGGTGATGCGTCCGTACGTGGAGGCCAACATCTCGCATAAGTCCTACACCACCGTCAAGTACTTCCTGAAGATGTGGAGCAGTGTGAGCGAGACcctcatcttcatcttcctTGGGGTCTCCACCGTGGCGGGACCGCACGCCTGGAACTGGACCTTCGTCATCGTCACCGTGGTCCTCTGCCTCGTCTCGAGAGTGCTGG GCGTTGTGGGCCTGACGTTCATCATCAACAAGTTCCGTGTCATCAAACTGACCAAGAAGGACCAGTTCATCGTGGCCTACGGTGGCCTGCGAGGGGCCATCGCCTTCTCGCTGTGTTTTTTGCTGACCGACAACAAGATGAAGCACATGTTCCTCACCGCCATCATCACTGTCATCTTCTTCACCGTCTTTGTCCAG GGGATGACCATCAGGCCTCTGGTGGAGCTTCTGGAAGTGAAGAAGAAGCAGGAATCTGACGGCTCCATCAACGAGGAGATTCACACGCAG TTCCTGGACCATGTCCTTGTGGGAATTGAGgacatctgtggtcattttGGACATCATCGCTGGAAAGACAA GCTAAGTCGCTTCAACAAGGCCTACGTGAAGAAGTGGTTGATTGCGGGCGACCGCTCCAACGAGCATCAGCTACTCTCCTTCTACAACAAAATGGAGATGAAGCAGGCCATGATGATGGTCGAGAGCGGGGGTAGCTCCGTTTTCAAACCGCCCCCGATGGTGcc GAACATCAAAGCCGAAGCCCCGCCCGGACGCAAGAGAAACATCTTCAAAAGTCGCGAAAAGGAAATCCGAAAGATGTTGCAGTCCAACATGCAGAAGAACAGACAGCGG CTCCGCTCCTACAGCAGACACGACCTGATGATCGACCCCTTCGAAGAAGATATGAGCGAGATCCGTTTCAGGAAGCAACAAGTGGAGATGGAGAGGAGG ATGAGCCACTATCTGACCGTACCGGCGAAACGGACGGAACCGCCGCCGACCTCCGTGAGACGGGTCGCCTTCTTACCAG AACACCAGGTTTATACGTACGACGACGGCGAGAGCACCCCGGTGGAGGTCCGCCGGGACCCGAGCGCCTCCGGTGCCGTCACCCTGCTGAATGAATCCGGCCGCGAGatccaagaggaggaggaggacttcAACGCAATGCGCCGTCTCAGTGACCCTGGTCCAAAGTAG